The Kosmotoga olearia TBF 19.5.1 sequence AGTGAAGAAAAGCTTTATGAAGAATTCAAAACGGGTATTCTCAACGAATTGAAAAAGAACACAGCCATTGAGAAGATAGCAGAAAAAGAACAAATCGAAGTAACCGATGAAGAGGTTATGAAGACCGCAGAAGAACTTTCGACCTATTGGGGAATTTCACCGGAACGTGCAAAAGAGATTGTCAAAACCAGAGAAGATATTAGAAACGATATTGTAGAGAACATACGTCGAACGAAAGTACAGGACCTTATCGTGGAAAAAGCCACAATAAAAGAGATTAGTGCTGATGAACCCGTTGAAGAACAGAAAGAGGAAGAAGAAAAGGAAGAAGCAGGTTCGGAGAATTCAGAAAACAAAGAGTAAGAGATAAAGAATATAAACTGCGTGCGGAAAACCGCACGCAGTTTTAATGGGGGGATTTTTTTGAAAAAGAGGAGAATTATTCTTGGCGTATTTTGTGCGGTTGCAGCTGTTGCACTTTTTTTCTTCCTTAAAGTAACTTTTTCCGGTGAACTCATCGTTGATCCGATAATAGTAACCATAGGTCCTTTCAGTGTGAGATGGTATGGTGTGCTTATCGCCACCGGGATTGTTCTCGCCTATATCCTTGGAAGGAATTTCGCTTTGAAGGAAGGTATTAAAGAAGATTATCTGGTGGAAATGGTATTTTGGGGAATAATCGCGGGAATAATCGGTGCCAGATTGTATTATGTTGCTTTTAATTTCGATTACTACCGTGACAATCCCATAGAGATTTTCAAAATATGGAACGGTGGTCTTGCAATCCATGGGGCTTTCTTCGGAGGGTTGTTCGCGGGATTTCTTTACACCCGTTTGAAAAAATCGGCGGGGATCCGGTTCTTTCAGGCTTCGGATATTTTTACGGCTGTTTTGCCTCTCGCCCAGGCGATAGGCAGGTGGGGAAATTTCATGAATCACGAAGCTTACGGTGCCCCAACAGATCTACCGTGGAAGATGTTTGTTCCCCGGGGATACAGAGTGCCGGGATACACGCAGTATAAGTACTTTCACCCAACCTTCTTATACGAAAGTCTCTGGGATATATTTGTATTTATCGTTCTGTTCAATTACATGAAGAAGCGAAAGCGGTACGGTGAGGTAACGGGATTGTACATGATACTCTATTCCATGGGTAGATTCGTCATAGAAGGATTGAGGCTTGACAGCCTCTATGTCGGTGAGCTGAGAACCGCAAAGCTGGTTTCTGTGATTCTGATGATCGTGGGGTTGATCATATTCTTTCATGCAAGATATAGAGGTGAAGAAGTTCGAAGAGTCTCTTGAAAGCCCTCGAACGATGGCTTATTCGATTTTTTATTTCTTCCCCTAATTCGCCGAAGGTTTTCTTATAACCTTCGGGAATGAATATAGGATCGTATCCAAAACCTTTGTTGCCTCTTATTTCTAAGGCTATTGTGCCCTCTACCGTTCCTTCGGCTGCGAGGAGGATGAAATTTTTCGGATCAAAAAAGGTTGCGGCGCATCGGAAACGTGCGGTTCTGTTTTCGACGTTCGCAAGTTTTTCGAGGATTGCTTGCATTTTCTCTTCGTAAGAATGCTCTTCCATGAAACGCGCAGAATGCACGCCAGGGAAACCGTCAAGCGCATCGATTTCGAGGCCGGAATCATCTGCTATAAGGGGAACACCCAAATTTCGAAAGGCTTCAACTTTTTTTATTGAGTTTTGAATGAAGGTGTCTCCGTTTTCATCGATGTTTAAGGACACATCAAGAGATGTTATACTCTCTATCTCAACGCCTTCTGGGGCTATTTTTTGTATTTCCAGCAATTTATGGGTATTCCCGGAAACAAGATAAACTTTCATTTTTTCAACTCCTTGACTTTTTGTATAACCTCTGCAGGATTTTCGGATCTGAAGATAGCGGCTCCCATGATGAGTATATCTGCCCCGTAATCGACGACTGTCTGTGCATTTTTCAGGTTTATTCCACCGTCAACAGCGATCCTGAAATTCAGACCTTTTTCCTTCCTTAAGTGATCAAGCTTGGCAATTTTTTGAGCTGTTTCGGGAATGAAGCTTTGGCCCGTGAAGCCAGGGTTAACTGTCATGATAAGAACACCATCGACAAATTGTATGATCTCTTCAAGCGCAGATACGGGTGTATGGGGATTAACTGCGACAAAAGCTTCAACGTCGAGGCTTTTAATTCGATCGACAAGTCTGTGAAGATGCCTTTCAGCTTCTATATGAACCGCGAGTATTGAGGCACCGAGATTGGCGAATTTCTCTATGTACTGTGATGGATTGTCAATCATGAGATGAACATCCAATGGTGGTGTGTCCAGCTTATTAAGGGCTTCCATTATAGGTGTCCCAAAGGTTATGTTGGGGACGAAAACCCCGTCCATGACGTCCACGTGAATGAAATCGGCATCTTTGATCTTGTCTATTTCAGCAGAAAGGTTGGCGAAATCCGCCGCCAGTATGGAAGGTGAAACCAGAGCCATTTATCTCCTGCCTCCTTTGCGTCCTTTTTTTCTTTCGGAAAGCTCATTATACATCTTAAGGTAACTTTCATAACGACTCATGGGAATATCACCGGTCTCAACAAGCTCCTTTATGTAACATCCCGGTTCTTCAACGTGTACACAATTTGAAAAAGCACACATACCTTTATGTGCCGAGATGTCTCTGAAGAAATTCTGAAGTTCTTGGGGTTCCATATCGTACGGAAGTTCAAGAGAAGCGAACCCGGGAGTATCGGCTACGTATCCTCCAAAGTCGAACTCGAGGAGTTCTGAATAGGTTGTGGTGTGCTTGCCTCTGTCTAATCTTGTGGATATTTCCGAGGTTTTTAAGCTCAGACCGGGGTTTATAGCGTTCAACAGGCTACTTTTTCCTACTCCGGACATTCCAGCCATGGCAGAAACCTTACCCTTGAAGATTTCTTTGAGGAGGTCTATATTCGTTCCTTCCTTTGCGGAAACCTCAAGAATGTTGTAGTACTCACCGTAGATATGATAAAACTTCTTCAACGGATCACGGGACGTGAGGAGATCCGTTTTGTTTACTACTATTACCGTTGGCAAACCGCTGTGTTCAGCGAGAACGAGGAACCTATCCACGATATACAGAGGAACAGTAGGCTCTTTCAAACAGGTTACGAGTATTATCTGGTCGATATTGGCTATCCTCGGTCTTAAAAGCTCGTTTCTTCTGGGAAGAATATTTTCCACTCTTCCCATCGATTCTGTTGTCTCAATGAACTCAATAATGTCGCCTACTATCGGTCGAATTCCCTGTAGCTTAAAACGTCCTGGCATGTTGCAGATGTACCTCTTTTTGGTATGCAAGTCAGCCACAACCATTGTTCTACTACCAAATCTGATAACTACACCCTTTTTCCTTTTTTCAGTCAAGCTCTCTCCTCCTGAAGATTTTTTCTTCTTAATTGACCACATGCTGCATCTATGTCACTTCCTTTTTCTGTCCTGATTGCAGCTTCGATTCCGTGCTTTTTCAGTTCTATCGCAAAACGTTCCACTTTTTCTCTGGAAGGTCTTTTTAGGGTTGGAACAACGGGATTAATCGCGATGATGTTCACGAATATCTTGAGGTGCTTAAATAATTTTGCCAGCTGTTTCGCGTCTTCTATTGAATCATTTATACCATCGATGAGGATATATTCAATGGTGATCCTCCGATTTGTTTTCCTCTGATAATATTCAAGAGACGCCATGAGCTGCTGAATGTTGTATCGTTTGTTTATCGGCATCAACATGCTTCTCTTTTCATCTGTGGCTGCATGCAGTGAAAGTGATAATCTTACGTCCATTCCTGAATCAGCGAGTCTTATGATTCCTTCCGGGATGCCAGCAGTTGAGATGGTGAAGTGCCGTATTCCAAGGTTTCTTCCCGCGGGCTCATGCAGGATTTCAATGGATTTAA is a genomic window containing:
- the rlmN gene encoding 23S rRNA (adenine(2503)-C(2))-methyltransferase RlmN — its product is MQLLEMTLDELRKVLVDEGYEKYRASQIFDWIYKKKVLNFSNMTNLPKDFRKFLSGTFRYPEMTIVRRSLSKIDGTEKFLWKLHDGEFIESVILRHPDHTTFCISTQVGCQLGCIFCATGMSGFKRNLSVSEIVGQVIFMEKSMGKNVTNIVFMGMGEPFLNTDNVFKSIEILHEPAGRNLGIRHFTISTAGIPEGIIRLADSGMDVRLSLSLHAATDEKRSMLMPINKRYNIQQLMASLEYYQRKTNRRITIEYILIDGINDSIEDAKQLAKLFKHLKIFVNIIAINPVVPTLKRPSREKVERFAIELKKHGIEAAIRTEKGSDIDAACGQLRRKNLQEERA
- the rpe gene encoding ribulose-phosphate 3-epimerase; translation: MALVSPSILAADFANLSAEIDKIKDADFIHVDVMDGVFVPNITFGTPIMEALNKLDTPPLDVHLMIDNPSQYIEKFANLGASILAVHIEAERHLHRLVDRIKSLDVEAFVAVNPHTPVSALEEIIQFVDGVLIMTVNPGFTGQSFIPETAQKIAKLDHLRKEKGLNFRIAVDGGINLKNAQTVVDYGADILIMGAAIFRSENPAEVIQKVKELKK
- the lgt gene encoding prolipoprotein diacylglyceryl transferase, encoding MKKRRIILGVFCAVAAVALFFFLKVTFSGELIVDPIIVTIGPFSVRWYGVLIATGIVLAYILGRNFALKEGIKEDYLVEMVFWGIIAGIIGARLYYVAFNFDYYRDNPIEIFKIWNGGLAIHGAFFGGLFAGFLYTRLKKSAGIRFFQASDIFTAVLPLAQAIGRWGNFMNHEAYGAPTDLPWKMFVPRGYRVPGYTQYKYFHPTFLYESLWDIFVFIVLFNYMKKRKRYGEVTGLYMILYSMGRFVIEGLRLDSLYVGELRTAKLVSVILMIVGLIIFFHARYRGEEVRRVS
- the rdgB gene encoding RdgB/HAM1 family non-canonical purine NTP pyrophosphatase, which produces MKVYLVSGNTHKLLEIQKIAPEGVEIESITSLDVSLNIDENGDTFIQNSIKKVEAFRNLGVPLIADDSGLEIDALDGFPGVHSARFMEEHSYEEKMQAILEKLANVENRTARFRCAATFFDPKNFILLAAEGTVEGTIALEIRGNKGFGYDPIFIPEGYKKTFGELGEEIKNRISHRSRAFKRLFELLHLYILHERI
- the rsgA gene encoding ribosome small subunit-dependent GTPase A, with product MTEKRKKGVVIRFGSRTMVVADLHTKKRYICNMPGRFKLQGIRPIVGDIIEFIETTESMGRVENILPRRNELLRPRIANIDQIILVTCLKEPTVPLYIVDRFLVLAEHSGLPTVIVVNKTDLLTSRDPLKKFYHIYGEYYNILEVSAKEGTNIDLLKEIFKGKVSAMAGMSGVGKSSLLNAINPGLSLKTSEISTRLDRGKHTTTYSELLEFDFGGYVADTPGFASLELPYDMEPQELQNFFRDISAHKGMCAFSNCVHVEEPGCYIKELVETGDIPMSRYESYLKMYNELSERKKGRKGGRR